A part of Fusarium graminearum PH-1 chromosome 3, whole genome shotgun sequence genomic DNA contains:
- a CDS encoding iron-sulfur clusters transporter ATM1, translated as MIPQLLQRSSRACPRYNPALYRLSTTSQQRPGLTQTFWTSAPRREQPRTPTDSKPTTTKPSAVFPANKKATKQNDPLVTVEKSAPEQRKADWAIMKEMTRYLWPKDDWGTKLRVSLAVSLLIGAKVLNVQVPFYFKSIVDSMNIDVAAVGGTATTVAGAMILAYGASRIGATVFQELRNAVFASVAQNAIRKVACNVFDHLLRLDLTFHLSKQTGGLTRALDRGTKGISFILSSMVFHVLPTALEISMVCGILTYNYGAKFAALTVLTMVSYTAFTIWTTAWRTKFRRQANAADNKASTVAVDSLINYEAVKYFNNEKFEVARYDKALGQYEKNSIKVATSLALLNSGQNIIFSSALTGMMYLAANGVAEGTLTVGDLVMVNQLVFQLSVPLNFLGSVYRELRQSLLDMETLFNLQKVNANIKEKAGAKPLVLSKGGEIKFENVNFAYHPNRPILRDLSLTIPAGKKVAVVGPSGCGKSTLLRLLFRSYDVQGGRVLIDDQDIRDVDLESLRRSIGVVPQDTPLFNDTVEHNIRYGSINATHEEVVAVAKRAHVHNTIQSFPDGYETKVGERGLMISGGEKQRLAVSRILLKDPPLLFFDEATSALDTHTEQALMMNINSILRERGRTSVFVAHRLRTIFDSDLIIVLKEGHVAEMGTHRELIDRDGVYAELWSAQETMFGEDGKEKSEEENDEQKKN; from the exons ACTCGAAACCCACGACTACGAAACCATCGGCCGTGTTTCCCGCAAACAAGAAAGCCACGAAACAAAATGATCCTCTTGTGACGGTCGAAAAGTCTGCTCCAGAGCAGCGCAAGGCTGACTGGGCTATCATGAAAGAGATGACTCGCTATTTGTGGCCGAAGGATGACTGGGGTACCAAGCTCCGAGTCAGTCTCGCTGTTTCTCTGTTGATTGGCGCAAAAGTCCTCAATGTTCAAGTTCCATTCTACTTCAAGAGCATTGTAGACTCTATGAACATTGATGTTGCCGCTGTGGGAGGTACTGCGACGACAGTTGCCGGTGCCATGATCCTAGCATATGGCGCATCTCGAATTGGCGCAACAGTATTCCAGGAACTGCGAAATGCTGTTTTTGCTTCTGTCGCACAAAACGCTATTAGAAAAGTTGCCTGTAATGTCTTTGATCACCTGTTGCGACTCGATCTTACATTCCATCTCTCCAAGCAAACCGGTGGGTTGACGAGGGCTCTCGATCGCGGTACCAAGGGAATCAGCTTTATTCTATCCAGCATGGTTTTTCATGTCTTACCAACTGCTCTTGAAATCAGCATGGTTTGCGGAATTCTCACTTACAACTATGGCGCCAAATTTGCTGCTCTCACCGTTTTGACAATGGTCAGCTACACGGCATTCACTATCTGGACAACTGCTTGGCGAACAAAGTTCCGAAGACAAGCCAATGCGGCAGACAACAAGGCTTCTACCGTGGCGGTGGACTCACTCATTAACTACGAGGCTGTCAAGTACTTCAACAACGAAAAGTTCGAGGTTGCGAGATACGATAAGGCTCTTGGACAGTATGAGAAGAACTCCATTAAAGTTGCGACATCTCTGGCCCTTCTCAACAGTGGAcaaaacatcatcttctcctcggcccTTACTGGGATGATGTACCTTGCCGCCAATGGTGTGGCTGAGGGTACTTTGACGGTCGGTGACCTGGTCATGGTCAACCAGCTTGTTTTCCAACTCTCAGTCCCTCTCAACTTCCTTGGATCCGTCTACCGTGAACTTCGACAGTCTCTACTGGATATGGAGACTCTGTTCAACCTCCAAAAGGtcaacgccaacatcaaggagaaggctggtgCGAAGCCTCTGGTTCTCTCCAAGGGCGGCGAGATTAAGTTTGAGAACGTCAACTTTGCCTACCACCCTAACCGCCCTATCCTCCGTGATCTGTCCTTGACGATTCctgctggaaagaaggtcgCTGTTGTCGGCCCCAGCGGATGTGGAAAGTCTACTCTGTTGCGTCTCTTGTTCCGATCCTATGATGTCCAGGGTGGTCGAGTCTTGATTGATGACCAAGATATTCGTGATGTCGACCTCGAGTCTCTGCGTCGCTCTATCGGTGTTGTCCCCCAGGATACCCCTCTATTCAACGATACAGTTGAGCACAACATCCGATATGGTTCTATCAACGCTACTCACGAAGAAGTCGTGGCTGTCGCCAAGCGTGCCCATGTCCACAACACCATCCAGTCTTTCCCTGACGGCTACGAGACCAAGGTCGGTGAGCGAGGACTCATGATTTCCGGTGGCGAGAAGCAGCGCCTTGCTGTCAGCCGCATCCTGCTCAAGGACCCTCCTCTGCTATTCTTCGACGAGGCTACTAGTGCCTTGGATACTCACACCGAGCAAGCCCTTATGATGAACATCAACAGCATTCTTCGCGAAAGGGGACGAACAAGCGTCTTTGTCGCTCATCGTCTGCGTACGATTTTTGATTCTGATCTTATTATTGTCCTCAAGGAGGGACATGTGGCGGAGATGGGTACACACCGGGAGTTGATTGACCGTGATGGTGTTTATGCTGAGTTGTGGAGTG CCCAAGAAACAATGTTTGGAGAAGACggaaaagagaagagcgaggaagagaatgacgaacagaagaagaactaA